One Cellulosimicrobium protaetiae genomic region harbors:
- a CDS encoding FtsK/SpoIIIE domain-containing protein, translating into MPLASSLHVRHAGPPRVPSAVRHPAEAAVRVTVLPGADVLLGVGTRLGDARETLAELTCRPELRTAPLVVDGVPVDDDQRCGTRPLLPGATVAVARPRSRSSAVEQPVGDPRRADEVLAAPLHLAVHCGADSGRLVPVAATARGRLSLDDLDVRWRTGRRGPRVRVRAPRGTRRVPDDADVPVARAARAGRTVARWRRTVWRPGQVLVTPHGAYALRPRPLLAHGPRTGPTAPTSRRDDPGRPSAAHLATALTPAVASLALAVTFRQPLYALLALVGPLALLVPALVEARRRRAARSAAHRGTVGPGRIGDARHADDEDARAPVDPLRPRPADVLTWAAVAVTAPATGTARGTPRSHPVAADAVAAPAGTPAAARLPDGCAAVVGPRDRALAAARAVLAELLASGVAPTVHAHGRARDWAWCRWFPGASWSPALDDVPAPRSGRAVLVVDGAPPPGALTRAWDRLRPTGTDVLLVVDDARQVPAWCRTVLDVTGTLAVVTGPDGARTARDHVGVSDRWATGLTRRLAAADHLGRLVGADPEEPDPGDPTSPALPGDVALGHLLDAPSDPDELVRWVRRRWETAARRDGNGLRVVLGAGPGGDAVPVDLVRDGPHVLVAGTTGAGKSELLQTLVVGLALGRSPDELSFALVDFKGGASFGACGGLPHVVGQVTDLDPGLAGRALAGLRAELHRRERVLATVGATDVDDLPRGRLPRLVVVVDEFRALADDLPDLLPGLLRIAAQGRSLGVHLVLATQRPAGAVGADVRANITLRLALRVVDAADSRDVVESPLAALVPASTPGRLVLRRGAEPPLAVQCARAGAPPPSTDALVRLAPAWGSGRAPEPAPDDGGPLPGRVGSPAAEDLVPWFVDAAREAAGGSARPHSPPPWLPALPTSVRAADLADAPDDSTGGDGLPVALGDLPASQRREVVRWDPRDGHLAVLGGARSGRTTALRTLARAALARGWTVHAVGSRFGDLGSHPAAGTVVDRTDPRRLVRLLRLLVGHDDGQDRPPGHGAAAGRVLVLVDDVEAVRATLAAVANGAGADALGDALADSPAAFVVSGSGPTVGGLVSLVGVRCVLASRDRHDDVSRGVPTPLAGQGGAPGRAVWLGPGEPLLCQVALPDVDGPTPGARGRDAAGAGPAAAVPPGRVRLLRLPDRVRSAELADPATDTRPGRAATGVGPGADPGLLVPVGLGGDDATTVCLDVSRGALVAGPPGSGRTSALTLLARHVARSGALRAVVARDDALAAVAAGAGAHHVGRYAPAELGAVLDTISGAGAPGTVVVDDLDLLAQLCVLEADRLATACRDGLVLLASATTGGAATALRGALADLRGTRTGIVLAPGERGSGEVFGHRVDLLADPGRPRPGRGVLVRGSRLTPVQVATP; encoded by the coding sequence GTGCCCCTCGCGTCCTCGCTCCACGTCCGCCACGCCGGTCCGCCGCGGGTGCCCTCCGCCGTCCGACACCCGGCCGAGGCGGCGGTGCGCGTCACGGTCCTCCCGGGTGCCGACGTCCTGCTGGGCGTCGGAACCCGCCTCGGAGACGCCCGGGAGACGCTCGCCGAGCTCACGTGCCGGCCCGAGCTGCGGACGGCGCCGCTGGTCGTGGACGGCGTCCCCGTCGACGACGACCAGCGGTGCGGCACGCGCCCGCTGCTCCCCGGCGCCACCGTCGCCGTGGCACGGCCGCGGTCCCGGTCGTCGGCGGTCGAGCAGCCGGTCGGCGACCCGCGCCGCGCCGACGAGGTGCTCGCCGCTCCGCTGCACCTCGCGGTGCACTGCGGTGCCGACTCCGGGCGACTGGTGCCCGTGGCGGCGACCGCCCGCGGCCGGCTCTCGCTGGACGACCTCGACGTCCGGTGGCGCACCGGTCGGCGGGGCCCGCGGGTCCGGGTCCGCGCCCCGCGTGGTACCCGGCGCGTGCCGGACGACGCGGACGTCCCCGTCGCCCGCGCCGCGAGGGCCGGCCGCACGGTCGCACGGTGGCGGCGGACCGTGTGGCGGCCCGGGCAGGTCCTCGTGACCCCGCACGGCGCGTACGCGCTCCGGCCACGCCCCCTCCTCGCGCACGGACCGCGCACCGGCCCGACCGCCCCGACGTCCCGCCGCGACGACCCGGGTCGCCCGAGCGCCGCCCACCTCGCGACCGCGCTCACGCCCGCGGTCGCGTCGCTCGCCCTGGCCGTCACCTTCCGCCAGCCCCTCTACGCGCTGCTCGCCCTCGTCGGCCCGCTGGCGCTCCTCGTCCCGGCGCTCGTGGAGGCGCGCAGGCGACGGGCAGCACGGTCGGCCGCCCACCGGGGCACGGTCGGTCCGGGTCGGATCGGGGACGCCCGGCACGCGGACGACGAGGACGCCCGAGCCCCGGTCGACCCCCTGCGGCCCCGACCCGCGGACGTCCTCACGTGGGCGGCCGTCGCCGTCACCGCACCGGCCACGGGCACGGCCAGGGGGACGCCCCGCTCCCACCCCGTCGCCGCCGACGCGGTCGCCGCACCGGCCGGGACGCCCGCCGCGGCGCGGCTCCCCGACGGGTGCGCCGCCGTCGTCGGCCCGCGGGACCGGGCGCTCGCCGCGGCCCGGGCCGTGCTCGCCGAGCTCCTGGCCTCAGGGGTCGCGCCGACGGTGCACGCGCACGGCCGCGCGCGGGACTGGGCGTGGTGCCGCTGGTTCCCGGGCGCGTCCTGGAGCCCGGCCCTCGACGACGTCCCGGCGCCGCGGTCCGGGAGGGCCGTGCTCGTCGTCGACGGCGCACCGCCCCCGGGCGCCCTCACGCGAGCCTGGGACAGGCTCCGCCCCACCGGCACCGACGTGCTCCTCGTGGTCGACGACGCACGGCAGGTGCCGGCCTGGTGCCGCACGGTGCTCGACGTGACCGGCACGCTCGCCGTCGTCACGGGTCCGGACGGCGCTCGCACCGCGCGCGACCACGTCGGTGTGAGCGACCGATGGGCCACCGGCCTGACGCGACGGCTCGCCGCCGCGGACCACCTCGGTCGGCTCGTCGGGGCGGACCCGGAGGAGCCGGACCCGGGCGACCCGACGTCGCCCGCCCTGCCGGGGGACGTCGCGCTCGGCCACCTGCTCGACGCGCCGTCCGACCCCGACGAGCTCGTCCGCTGGGTCCGGCGGCGCTGGGAGACCGCGGCACGCCGGGACGGGAACGGGCTGCGCGTCGTCCTCGGGGCGGGGCCGGGCGGGGACGCCGTGCCCGTGGACCTGGTCCGTGACGGCCCGCACGTGCTCGTCGCCGGGACGACGGGCGCGGGGAAGTCGGAGCTCCTGCAGACCCTGGTCGTCGGGCTCGCGCTCGGGCGGTCGCCGGACGAGCTGTCGTTCGCGCTGGTCGACTTCAAGGGTGGAGCGTCGTTCGGGGCCTGCGGTGGGCTGCCGCACGTGGTGGGCCAGGTCACCGACCTCGACCCCGGCCTCGCCGGGCGCGCGCTCGCGGGACTGCGGGCCGAGCTGCACCGTCGCGAGCGCGTCCTCGCGACGGTCGGCGCGACGGACGTCGACGACCTGCCGCGAGGACGCCTGCCCCGGCTCGTCGTCGTGGTGGACGAGTTCCGCGCGCTCGCCGACGACCTCCCCGACCTGCTCCCGGGTCTGCTGCGGATCGCCGCCCAGGGCCGCTCGCTGGGCGTGCACCTGGTGCTCGCGACCCAGCGACCCGCCGGAGCGGTCGGTGCGGACGTGCGCGCCAACATCACGTTGCGCCTCGCCCTGCGGGTGGTCGACGCCGCCGACTCGCGGGACGTCGTGGAGTCGCCGCTCGCCGCGCTCGTCCCGGCCTCGACGCCGGGTCGGCTCGTCCTGCGCCGCGGCGCCGAGCCGCCGCTCGCGGTGCAGTGCGCCCGTGCCGGGGCGCCACCGCCGTCGACCGACGCGCTCGTGCGCCTCGCGCCCGCGTGGGGCTCCGGACGAGCACCCGAGCCCGCGCCGGACGACGGCGGTCCGCTGCCGGGGCGGGTCGGGTCGCCCGCCGCGGAGGACCTCGTGCCGTGGTTCGTCGACGCCGCGCGCGAGGCCGCCGGCGGGTCCGCACGACCCCACTCCCCACCTCCGTGGCTGCCTGCGCTCCCGACGTCGGTCCGGGCCGCGGACCTCGCCGACGCACCGGACGACAGCACCGGCGGCGACGGCCTGCCCGTCGCGCTGGGCGACCTGCCCGCGTCGCAGCGCCGCGAGGTCGTGCGCTGGGACCCGCGCGACGGGCACCTCGCGGTGCTGGGCGGCGCCCGGTCGGGCCGCACGACCGCGTTGCGGACGCTCGCACGGGCAGCCCTGGCGCGCGGGTGGACGGTGCACGCCGTCGGGTCGCGGTTCGGCGACCTCGGCAGCCACCCGGCGGCGGGGACCGTGGTCGACCGCACCGACCCTCGACGCCTCGTCCGGCTCCTGCGGCTCCTCGTCGGGCACGACGACGGCCAGGACCGGCCACCGGGCCACGGCGCGGCCGCCGGGCGGGTCCTGGTCCTGGTCGACGACGTCGAGGCCGTCCGTGCCACGCTCGCGGCGGTGGCGAACGGGGCGGGTGCCGACGCGCTCGGGGACGCCCTCGCCGACTCCCCCGCGGCGTTCGTCGTGAGCGGGAGCGGGCCGACGGTCGGCGGGCTCGTGTCGCTCGTCGGCGTGCGGTGCGTGCTGGCGTCGCGCGACCGCCACGACGACGTGTCCCGCGGCGTCCCGACCCCGCTCGCCGGGCAGGGCGGGGCGCCGGGACGGGCCGTGTGGCTCGGGCCCGGCGAGCCGCTCCTGTGCCAGGTCGCGCTCCCCGACGTCGACGGGCCGACACCCGGCGCCCGGGGCCGCGACGCGGCGGGCGCCGGCCCGGCTGCGGCTGTGCCGCCGGGCCGGGTACGGCTGCTCCGGCTCCCCGACCGGGTCCGGTCCGCAGAGCTCGCCGACCCCGCGACGGACACTCGTCCGGGACGCGCCGCGACGGGGGTCGGACCCGGGGCGGACCCCGGTCTGCTCGTGCCCGTCGGGCTCGGGGGCGACGACGCGACGACGGTCTGCCTGGACGTGTCGCGCGGTGCGCTCGTCGCGGGGCCGCCCGGCAGCGGCCGCACGAGCGCGCTGACGCTCCTCGCCCGGCACGTCGCACGCTCCGGGGCGCTCCGCGCGGTCGTGGCTCGCGACGACGCGCTCGCCGCGGTGGCGGCCGGTGCCGGGGCCCACCACGTGGGCCGCTACGCCCCGGCGGAGCTCGGCGCGGTTCTCGACACGATCAGCGGCGCCGGCGCGCCCGGCACGGTCGTGGTCGACGACCTGGACCTCCTCGCCCAGCTCTGCGTGCTCGAGGCGGACCGGCTGGCGACGGCGTGCCGGGACGGACTCGTGCTGCTCGCCTCCGCGACGACGGGCGGCGCCGCGACGGCGCTGCGCGGGGCGCTCGCCGACCTGCGTGGCACCCGCACGGGCATCGTCCTCGCGCCGGGCGAGCGAGGCAGCGGCGAGGTGTTCGGGCACAGGGTCGACCTGCTCGCCGACCCGGGCCGGCCCCGGCCCGGGCGCGGCGTCCTCGTGCGGGGGTCGCGTCTCACCCCCGTGCAGGTCGCGACGCCGTGA
- a CDS encoding sensor histidine kinase encodes MSDLISRHADLSPADNEWLHLLVGDWQVISDLAFADLVLWLPTSDGNFVAVSQCRPSTGATVHYDDIVGSLAPEGQRPQLERALTEVRSQRSREPRWFGAYAVREEAIPVLHAGRAIAVVARQTNLGSGRTPSRLELNYVEAADDLIAMISRGEFPFPNAATGPRRGAPRVGDGLIRLNSEGEVLYASPNALSCFHRLGVIGPLVGRSLAEVTADLIEHQTPVDESLPLVVMGRAPWRTEIEAQRVALSLRALPLTESGQRIGAVLLCRDVSELRRRERELITKDATIREIHHRVKNNLQTVAALLRLQARRMDVPEARAALEEAMRRVATIALVHESLSQTLDEEVEFDDMVGRALRLAADVASADTSVRTVRTGSFGLVPAEDATPLALILTELVTNAVEHGLAKQDTGTVEVAVEREGSALRIVVADDGIGMPDGDVARAGKAAKSGLGTQIVRTLVTNELGGTIEWSPRPGGGTQVVLALVLRDGARQG; translated from the coding sequence ATGAGTGACCTCATCTCCCGCCACGCCGACCTCAGCCCGGCGGACAACGAGTGGTTGCACCTGCTCGTCGGCGACTGGCAGGTGATCTCCGACCTCGCGTTCGCCGACCTCGTCCTGTGGCTCCCCACGTCCGACGGCAACTTCGTCGCGGTCTCGCAGTGCCGTCCGTCGACCGGCGCGACCGTCCACTACGACGACATCGTGGGCTCGCTCGCCCCCGAGGGGCAGCGCCCGCAGCTCGAGCGCGCGCTCACCGAGGTCCGCTCCCAGCGTTCGCGCGAGCCGCGCTGGTTCGGCGCGTACGCGGTCCGGGAGGAGGCGATCCCCGTCCTGCACGCCGGGCGCGCGATCGCCGTCGTCGCGCGGCAGACCAACCTCGGCAGCGGACGCACGCCCTCCCGCCTCGAGCTCAACTACGTCGAGGCCGCGGACGACCTCATCGCGATGATCTCGCGCGGGGAGTTCCCGTTCCCCAACGCCGCGACCGGACCGCGCCGGGGAGCTCCCCGCGTCGGTGACGGCCTCATCCGGCTCAACTCCGAGGGCGAGGTCCTCTACGCGAGCCCCAACGCGCTGAGCTGCTTCCACCGCCTCGGGGTCATCGGCCCGCTCGTCGGGCGCTCGCTCGCCGAGGTGACCGCCGACCTCATCGAGCACCAGACCCCCGTCGACGAGTCGCTCCCGCTCGTGGTCATGGGTCGCGCGCCGTGGCGCACGGAGATCGAGGCGCAGCGCGTCGCGCTGTCGCTGCGTGCGCTGCCGCTCACCGAGTCGGGGCAGCGGATCGGCGCCGTCCTGCTGTGCCGCGACGTGTCCGAGCTGCGGCGCCGCGAGCGCGAGCTCATCACCAAGGACGCGACGATCCGCGAGATCCACCACCGCGTCAAGAACAACCTGCAGACCGTCGCCGCGCTCCTGCGCCTGCAGGCCCGCCGCATGGACGTGCCCGAGGCGCGCGCGGCCCTCGAGGAGGCGATGCGCCGCGTCGCGACGATCGCGCTGGTGCACGAGAGCCTGTCGCAGACGCTCGACGAGGAGGTCGAGTTCGACGACATGGTGGGCCGCGCCCTGCGCCTCGCCGCCGACGTCGCGTCCGCCGACACGAGCGTGCGCACCGTCCGGACCGGGAGCTTCGGCCTCGTGCCCGCGGAGGACGCGACGCCGCTCGCGCTGATCCTCACCGAGCTCGTCACCAACGCGGTCGAGCACGGGCTCGCGAAGCAGGACACGGGGACCGTCGAGGTCGCGGTCGAGCGCGAGGGCTCGGCCCTGCGCATCGTGGTCGCCGACGACGGCATCGGGATGCCGGACGGTGACGTCGCCCGCGCGGGCAAGGCCGCGAAGAGCGGGCTGGGCACGCAGATCGTGCGCACGCTCGTGACGAACGAGCTCGGCGGCACCATCGAGTGGTCGCCGCGCCCCGGTGGGGGGACGCAGGTCGTGCTCGCGCTCGTCCTGCGGGACGGCGCGCGCCAGGGCTGA
- a CDS encoding ABC transporter ATP-binding protein, producing the protein MDTTVYRPADPAPAGPPAVRARSLRKTYGTGEAAVHALDGVDVDFERGHFTAIMGPSGSGKSTLMHLLAGLDTATSGHAFIGDTEVTGLNDNALTQLRRDRVGFVFQSFNLLPMFTAEQNITLPVELAGGKVDREWFGTLVRTLGLEARLSHRPSELSGGQQQRVAIARALIAGPEVVFADEPTGNLDSRSGAEVLSFLRRSVRELGRTIIMVTHDPTAAAYADRVVLIADGRIAGDITDPTPESVLAGLDALRTLEAPGADAAGSTPQAVRA; encoded by the coding sequence GTGGACACGACCGTGTACCGACCCGCCGACCCAGCCCCCGCCGGCCCGCCCGCGGTGCGGGCCCGCTCGCTGCGCAAGACCTACGGCACGGGCGAGGCCGCGGTGCACGCGCTCGACGGCGTCGACGTCGACTTCGAGCGCGGCCACTTCACCGCCATCATGGGCCCGTCGGGCTCGGGCAAGTCGACGCTCATGCACCTGCTCGCGGGCCTAGACACCGCGACGAGCGGGCACGCCTTCATCGGAGACACCGAGGTCACGGGCCTGAACGACAACGCGCTCACGCAGCTGCGCCGCGACCGCGTGGGCTTCGTGTTCCAGTCCTTCAACCTGCTGCCGATGTTCACCGCGGAGCAGAACATCACGCTGCCCGTCGAGCTCGCGGGCGGCAAGGTCGACCGGGAGTGGTTCGGCACGCTCGTGCGCACGCTCGGCCTCGAGGCGCGCCTGAGCCACCGGCCGAGCGAGCTGTCCGGTGGCCAGCAGCAGCGCGTCGCCATCGCGCGCGCCCTCATCGCCGGCCCGGAGGTCGTCTTCGCCGACGAGCCGACGGGCAACCTCGACTCGCGCTCCGGCGCGGAGGTGCTGAGCTTCCTGCGCCGCTCGGTGCGCGAGCTCGGCCGCACGATCATCATGGTCACGCACGACCCGACGGCCGCGGCGTACGCGGACCGCGTGGTGCTCATCGCGGACGGCCGCATCGCGGGCGACATCACCGACCCGACGCCCGAGTCGGTGCTCGCGGGTCTCGACGCGCTGCGCACGCTCGAGGCGCCGGGTGCCGACGCCGCCGGGTCGACCCCGCAGGCGGTGCGCGCCTGA
- a CDS encoding response regulator, with protein sequence MTDAFSVPDPHEPFEPVRIALVDDQQLVRAGFRMVIDSQPDLTVAVEAGDGLQALRLLADHPVDVVLMDVRMPHLDGLQTTARLTAAAADGGHAPKVIVLTTFDLDEYVLEAIRSGASGFLLKDAPPEEMLAAIRTVHRGDAVIAPSSTRRLLEHLVTALPAEQVEDSPAHAAVEGLTEREREVLVLMARGRSNTEIASDLFVAEATVKTHVGRILAKLGARDRVQAVVTAYETGLVRPGA encoded by the coding sequence ATGACCGACGCCTTCTCCGTCCCCGACCCGCACGAGCCCTTCGAGCCCGTGCGCATCGCGCTCGTCGACGACCAACAGCTCGTGCGCGCCGGCTTCCGGATGGTCATCGACTCGCAGCCGGACCTCACCGTCGCGGTCGAGGCGGGCGACGGGCTGCAGGCGCTGCGCCTCCTCGCGGACCACCCGGTCGACGTCGTGCTCATGGACGTCCGCATGCCGCACCTCGACGGGCTCCAGACGACCGCCCGGCTCACCGCCGCGGCGGCCGACGGCGGGCACGCGCCCAAGGTCATCGTGCTCACGACGTTCGACCTCGACGAGTACGTGCTCGAGGCGATCCGCTCCGGCGCGAGCGGGTTCCTGCTGAAGGACGCGCCGCCCGAGGAGATGCTCGCCGCGATCCGCACGGTGCACCGCGGCGACGCCGTGATCGCGCCGTCCTCGACGCGACGGCTGCTCGAGCACCTGGTCACCGCGCTGCCCGCCGAGCAGGTCGAGGACTCCCCCGCGCACGCCGCCGTCGAGGGCCTCACCGAGCGCGAGCGCGAGGTCCTCGTCCTCATGGCGCGCGGTCGCTCGAACACCGAGATCGCGAGCGACCTGTTCGTCGCGGAGGCGACGGTCAAGACGCACGTCGGCCGCATCCTCGCCAAGCTCGGCGCGCGCGACCGCGTCCAGGCGGTCGTCACGGCCTACGAGACGGGACTGGTCCGCCCCGGCGCGTGA
- a CDS encoding ABC transporter permease, whose translation MLRLTLAQMRRSLGRLVAAGVAIVIGTAFVTATLIAGDVMTRTTNDSIAAQFADADLVVSAPSDLTASDVEALRSVDGVDAVDAVQFTYLDLAHGAKRVFQLGVPAPSDPRFEALDVVEGSMPTASGQVSLPTSVAERLGVGIGDTVTSSRNVWDDSAPDGGTYEEVRDELTVVGTTDDPYGAYAQMGGAVVVTAQDVAAWEAAQASPDDAERLYSAAMVGLAPGTDLETARADLVAASPDQAEAVTPDEHAQAQARKMTGDQDVFTYVILCFAAVALLVAALVIANTFQVLVAQRTRTLALLRAVGANRSQLARSVLSEATILGVASSLGGILLGSLLTQVALLVARGADLGVPIPATIAVTPAVVLVPLLVGTLVTVVASFAPARAATRVAPLEALRPADAPSLTRGGGRVRLVVASLLTLGGLAVLGGGIWLGSNGSAEAGLLAGVAGGALSFVGVLVGAVYWLPGVVSFVGRLLAGTGSTARLATANTLRNPRRTTATSTALLIGVTLVAMMSTGAASARTSLDAALDDQYPVDVLVATDAYGSAEDAVPGDVVRAVSGTEGVSRVVELSGVTVTLLDGAEMTMHGVDPDQARAVVRSPDVLAAFAPGTVMVPAGDAEAWDVAEGDTLELTGPDGSTLEVTAHVGAIGDGWLLDADDARTLAPDAVVSRLWVGLDDTGDATQVVPAIQDAIVESDTPVEVAGIAVERAAMQSVIDTILGVIVGLLAVAVVIALIGVANTLSLSVIERRRESATLRAIGLSRAQLRWMLAIEGMLIAGVGAVLGIVLGVLYGWAGAATALSVMGDVSLAVPWRDVALVLVVALVAGLVASVVPGRTAARTSPVAALAVD comes from the coding sequence ATGCTGCGCCTCACCCTGGCGCAGATGCGCCGCAGCCTCGGCCGCCTCGTCGCGGCCGGCGTCGCGATCGTCATCGGGACGGCCTTCGTCACGGCGACGCTCATCGCGGGCGACGTCATGACCCGGACCACGAACGACTCGATCGCCGCGCAGTTCGCGGACGCCGACCTCGTCGTGTCCGCACCGAGCGACCTCACGGCGTCCGACGTCGAGGCCCTGCGCTCCGTCGACGGCGTCGACGCCGTCGACGCGGTCCAGTTCACCTACCTCGACCTGGCGCACGGCGCGAAGCGCGTGTTCCAGCTCGGCGTCCCGGCGCCGTCCGACCCGCGCTTCGAGGCGCTCGACGTCGTCGAGGGCTCGATGCCGACGGCGTCCGGGCAGGTCTCGCTCCCGACCTCGGTGGCCGAGCGGCTGGGCGTCGGGATCGGCGACACGGTGACGAGCTCGCGCAACGTGTGGGACGACTCCGCGCCCGACGGCGGCACGTACGAGGAGGTCCGCGACGAGCTGACCGTCGTCGGCACGACCGACGACCCGTACGGCGCGTACGCCCAGATGGGCGGGGCCGTCGTCGTGACGGCGCAGGACGTCGCCGCGTGGGAGGCCGCGCAGGCGAGCCCCGACGACGCGGAGCGCCTGTACTCGGCGGCGATGGTCGGCCTCGCGCCGGGCACGGACCTCGAGACGGCGCGCGCGGACCTCGTCGCCGCCTCGCCGGACCAGGCCGAGGCCGTGACGCCCGACGAGCACGCCCAGGCGCAGGCCCGCAAGATGACCGGCGACCAGGACGTCTTCACGTACGTGATCCTCTGCTTCGCCGCGGTGGCCCTGCTCGTCGCCGCGCTCGTCATCGCGAACACGTTCCAGGTGCTCGTCGCGCAGCGCACGCGCACGCTCGCCCTCCTGCGCGCGGTCGGCGCGAACCGGTCGCAGCTCGCGCGGTCCGTCCTGTCCGAGGCGACGATCCTCGGCGTCGCCTCGTCCCTCGGCGGCATCCTGCTGGGCAGCCTGCTCACGCAGGTCGCGCTCCTCGTGGCACGCGGTGCCGACCTCGGGGTGCCGATCCCCGCCACCATCGCGGTGACGCCCGCGGTCGTCCTCGTGCCGCTGCTCGTCGGGACCCTCGTGACCGTCGTCGCGTCGTTCGCCCCGGCGCGCGCCGCCACGCGCGTCGCGCCGCTCGAGGCGCTCCGCCCCGCCGACGCGCCGAGCCTCACGCGCGGCGGGGGTCGCGTGCGCCTCGTCGTCGCGAGCCTGCTCACCCTCGGGGGCCTCGCCGTCCTCGGCGGCGGCATCTGGCTCGGCAGCAACGGCAGCGCCGAGGCGGGCCTCCTCGCGGGGGTCGCGGGCGGCGCGCTGTCGTTCGTCGGCGTCCTCGTCGGTGCCGTGTACTGGCTGCCGGGCGTGGTTTCGTTCGTGGGCCGGCTGCTCGCCGGCACCGGCTCGACGGCGCGGCTCGCCACCGCGAACACGCTGCGCAACCCGCGCCGCACCACGGCGACCAGCACCGCGCTGCTCATCGGCGTCACGCTCGTCGCGATGATGTCGACCGGAGCCGCGAGCGCCCGCACGTCCCTCGACGCGGCGCTCGACGACCAGTACCCGGTCGACGTCCTCGTCGCGACGGACGCCTACGGGTCGGCCGAGGACGCGGTGCCGGGCGACGTGGTGCGCGCCGTCTCGGGGACCGAGGGCGTCTCGCGCGTCGTCGAGCTCTCCGGCGTGACGGTCACGCTGCTCGACGGCGCCGAGATGACGATGCACGGGGTCGACCCGGACCAGGCGCGCGCGGTCGTGCGCTCGCCCGACGTGCTCGCCGCGTTCGCGCCGGGCACCGTCATGGTCCCCGCGGGCGACGCCGAGGCCTGGGACGTCGCCGAGGGCGACACGCTGGAGCTCACAGGTCCGGACGGGTCGACGCTCGAGGTGACCGCGCACGTCGGTGCCATCGGGGACGGCTGGCTCCTCGACGCCGACGACGCGAGGACCCTGGCCCCGGACGCCGTCGTGTCGCGGCTGTGGGTCGGGCTCGACGACACGGGCGACGCGACGCAGGTCGTGCCCGCGATCCAGGACGCGATCGTCGAGTCGGACACGCCCGTCGAGGTGGCCGGCATCGCGGTCGAGCGTGCCGCGATGCAGAGCGTCATCGACACGATCCTCGGTGTGATCGTGGGTCTCCTCGCGGTCGCCGTCGTCATCGCCCTCATCGGCGTGGCGAACACGCTGTCGCTCTCGGTCATCGAGCGGCGCCGCGAGTCCGCGACGCTGCGCGCGATCGGCCTGAGCCGGGCACAGCTGCGGTGGATGCTCGCGATCGAGGGCATGCTCATCGCGGGCGTCGGGGCGGTCCTCGGCATCGTGCTCGGAGTCCTGTACGGCTGGGCCGGGGCGGCGACGGCGCTGAGCGTCATGGGCGACGTGTCGCTCGCGGTGCCGTGGCGGGACGTCGCGCTCGTGCTCGTCGTCGCGCTCGTGGCGGGGCTGGTCGCGTCGGTCGTGCCCGGCCGGACGGCCGCACGCACGTCGCCCGTCGCGGCGCTCGCCGTGGACTGA
- a CDS encoding WhiB family transcriptional regulator, which yields MDWRHRAACLDEDPELFFPIGNTGPALLQIEEAKAVCRRCDVVDTCLKWAIESGQDAGVWGGLSEDERRALKRRTARARRAG from the coding sequence ATGGACTGGCGCCACCGCGCAGCATGCCTCGACGAAGACCCCGAGCTCTTCTTCCCGATCGGCAACACGGGGCCCGCGCTCCTGCAGATCGAGGAGGCGAAGGCCGTGTGCCGTCGCTGCGACGTCGTCGACACGTGCCTGAAGTGGGCCATCGAGTCCGGGCAGGACGCAGGCGTCTGGGGCGGCCTCTCCGAGGACGAGCGCCGCGCCCTCAAGCGCCGCACGGCCCGCGCTCGCCGCGCCGGCTGA
- a CDS encoding DUF2505 domain-containing protein codes for MHLSVELRYPAAVPVVGAMLADEEFVRWRAARSGGDGAHVEQVDVTGGAVDGFTVTVRRTLPTDQIPAHVRSFVGGQLEIRQAEAWEPERDGERSGTVSLEITGAPVRLTGTVTLSPDGDGTVERYAGEVKASVPLFGGAIEQAAAEAVRAALAAEEAAGREWLAR; via the coding sequence GTGCACCTGAGCGTCGAGCTCCGCTACCCCGCCGCCGTCCCCGTGGTCGGCGCGATGCTCGCCGACGAGGAGTTCGTCCGCTGGCGCGCCGCACGCTCGGGTGGTGACGGCGCCCACGTCGAGCAGGTCGACGTCACGGGCGGCGCAGTCGACGGGTTCACGGTGACGGTCCGCCGCACCCTGCCCACCGACCAGATCCCGGCCCACGTCCGGTCCTTCGTCGGGGGCCAGCTCGAGATCCGGCAGGCGGAGGCGTGGGAGCCGGAGCGCGACGGCGAGCGGTCCGGGACCGTCTCGCTCGAGATCACCGGCGCCCCGGTGCGGCTCACGGGCACGGTCACGCTCTCGCCCGACGGCGACGGCACCGTGGAGCGCTACGCGGGCGAGGTGAAGGCCTCGGTGCCGCTGTTCGGTGGCGCGATCGAGCAGGCCGCCGCGGAGGCGGTCCGCGCCGCCCTGGCGGCTGAGGAGGCGGCGGGCCGGGAGTGGCTCGCCCGCTGA